CCGACTCGCGACAGCGGACCGTCACCACGTCAGGGGGACCACGTGAGACCACATGTAGACCAACGTCAGGCGCGGGTGCGCGAACTCGTGCGGGCACGGGGCAGCGTGCGCGTGGCGGAGCTGGCGCAGGAGCTCGGCATCTCCCCCGTCACCCTGCGGCGGGACATCGAGGCGATGGCGGCCCGGGGCGAGATCCACCGGATGCACGGGGTGATCAGCCGGGTGGAGGCGGGGCGCACGCCGGCCGCCGGGTCGGCGTCCGCGTCGGCGGTGGCCGCCTCGCCTGCCGGGAGCGGCGGTGAGGGCCTGGTGGTCGGGATGGTGGTTCCGACGACCGAGTACTACTACGCCGATGTCGTGCGCGGGGCCCGCGAGGCCGTCGAGGCGCGGGGCGCGCGGCTGACCGTGGGGCTGACCCGGTACCTGGCGGGCGAGGACCGGACGCAGGCGGACCGACTGCTGTCCACGGGCGCGGACGGGCTGCTGCTCACGCCGAACTGGGAGGCCGGGTCGCCCGGTCCCGGGGAGGGGGCCTGGACGGCGGAACTGCCCGTTCCCACGGTGCTGGTGGAGCGGTGGGCGCCGCCGGGGCACCCCGCGGCGGCCCTGGACCGGGTGGCCTCCGACCACGCGCACGGCGCGGCCCGGGCCGTACAGCACCTGGTGGAGCTGGGCCACCGGCGGATCGCCCTCGCCAGCCGGTCCACCCCGACCTCGGCCCGACTGCGGGCGGGGTACGAGGCCGCCGTGACCGCCCTCGGGCTGGATCCTGCGCCGGACTGGCCGGTGTCCGGACCGGGCCCGCTCTCGGAGGCGGACCTGTTCGCCCGGACGCTGGACTACCTGTGCGACGCGGTGGCGAAGGGCGGGGTGACCGCCGCTCTGATCCACAGCGACACCGACGCGATCATGTTGATCCCCCGGCTCCAGGCCCGGGGCGTGCGGGTGCCGGAGGACCTCGCCGTGATCACCTACGACGACGAGGTGGCCGGGATGGCCGACGTACCCCTGTCCGCGGTGGCCCCGGCCAAGCGCGAGGTGGGCGCGCGGGCGGCGGCGCTCCTGCTGGACCGGCTGACGGCCGGCGCCACGGAGGACACCCCTCGGCAGCACGTGGAACTGCTCCCGCTCCTGACCATCCGCGGCTGAAGAGCGCGGGCCCCCGTCCGCCCGGGCCGTCCGCGCCTAGCCTGGCCGGCCCGCCGCCAAGCGCTCCAGGTACTCCCGGCCCCGCGCGAGCTGTCCGGGCAGCTCGGCGGCATCGGGGTACCAGCGCTTCTCGTACTCCCAGCAGAGCCAGCCGCCGGGTGGCGCCGCCATCACCGCCTCGGCGAGCGGCAACACCCCGGCGCCGAGCGCCAGCGGGGTGAGCTCCTGCGCCGATGCCACGTCCTTGACCTGTACGTAGCCCAGGTGCGGGCCCAGCGTCCGCCGCGACTCGGCGGGGGATTCACCGCCCAGCCAGGTGTGCAGTACGTCCCACAGCGCGCCGGCGCCGGGATGCGCGACCGCGTCGAGGACACGGGCCGCCGCGGCGGCGGTGCGGTGGGAGTCGTGGGTCTCCAGCAGGATCCGCACGCCGTGCCGCTCGGCGAACGGCGAGGCGGCCAGCAGCCGGCGGACGGCATGGGCGTCGGCGGCCGCCTCGGGCTGGTCGCCACCGCCGGGGAAGACGCGGACGTACGGGGCTTCCAGGTCGGCGGCGAGCCTGACCAGGCCGCGCAGTTCGGCGAGGACCGGCTCGTCCTCGCCGGGGGCGGCCACCCGGGCGTATCCGGCGATCCCCAGGGCGGTGACGCCGGCGGCGGTCAGGGTCCGCAGTCCGGCGGCGCGTTCGGCGGTGGGGGTGCCGGGGTGGAGCGGCTCCTCGGGATGGGCGCGCAGTTCGAGGGCGTCGAACCCGTGGGACGCCGCGAGGGCGGCACTTCGGTCGAGGGGGGTGCCGGGCAGGCCGAGGGTGGAGAAGGCGTACTTCACCGGTCGGGCCCTTCCGCCGGGGGCGGCGCGGTGGAGGCGCGCACCATCAGCTCGGTGGCCAGGGTGGTGATCCCGCCCGGCGGCAGCGGTCTGTGTCCCGTGACCAGTTGGGCGGCGAGCACCCCGGCCTCGCGCAGGGGCACGCGGACGGTGGTGAGCGCGGGGGCGGTGTCGGCGCAGATCGGGAGGTCGTCGAAGCCCGCGACGGAGACGTCTTCGGGGATGCGCAGGCCCGCCTCGCGCAGGGCGGCGGCGACTCCGGTGGCGACGGTGTCGTTGGCCGCCGCGACGGCGGTGAAGCGCGCCCCGCGGCGCAGGAGTTCGCGGGTGGCGTCATACCCTGCGGCGCGCTCGAAGCCGGCGTGCACGGTGAGCTCGGCGCAGGCCGCGGCCAGGCCGGGGTCGTGCCGCAGCAGGGCCGCGTGGTGGCCGGCGAGCCGCTCACGGGTGGTGCTCAGACCCGGCGGCCCGGCGACGTAGGCAATCTTGCGGTGCCCGAGTGACAGCAGGTGCTCGGCGAGGCGGAAGGCGCCGCCGTGGTCGTCGAACATCACGGTGGCGACGGGCAGCCCGGCGGGCACGGGGAGCGGCGGTCGCCCGCAGAGGACGACGGGGGCTCCGTTGCCCGCAGCCCGTGCGATGCGCGCGGTGAGCGCCGCGGTGTGATCCGGGTCTTCGACCGCGCCGCCGGTGAGCACGAGGCCGCCCGCCCGCTGTCCCTCCAGCAGGGCGAGGTAGGCCAGCTCGGCCTCGGGGACGCCCTCGGTGTTGCAGACGAAGGCGAGACGGCGGGTGCCTCCCCTGCCGACGGGCGCCAGGGCGCTCTGCAGGGAGCCGGCCAGGATGCCGAAGAAGCTGTCGGCGACGTCGTGGACGAGGACTCCGACGAGGTCGGAGGTGGCGGCCGCGAGCGCGCGGGCGGGGCCGTTCACCACGTAGCCGAGCTCTTCGACCGCCTGTTCCACGCGGGTCCGGGTCCTACCGGCCACCGGGTATCCGCCGTTCAGTACGCGCGAGACCGTGGCGGGCGATACACCCGCGTGCACCGCGACCTCGGCGAGAGTCACCGCCATACCGCACCCCTCCTCTGTTGATCCCGGGCCATCGTCTCATCCGGTCCGCGGACCTCCATGGTCTCAGATCGAGAAAGCGCTTTCTATCACTCGTTCGAGTCTTGCGCGGCGAAGATTCCCCGCCCTAGCCTGGCGTGAGTGAAAGCGCTTTCTGTCATCGGGAGGGACATCGTGGAACGCAGGACGATCAAGATCGCCATGAACGGCGTCACCGGGCGCATGGGGTACCGGCAGCATCTCGTCCGGTCCCTGCTCGCCCTGCGCGAGCAGGGCGGCCTGGACCTGGGAGACGGCACCGTGCTGTGGCCGGAACCGGTGCTCATGGGACGCCGCGAGCCCGCTCTGCGGGCGATCGCCGAGCAGCACGGGCTGGAGCACGTGAGCACGGACCTGACGGCCGTACTGGCTGACCCCGAGGTCGAGATCTACTTCGACGCGCAGGTCACCGGAGCGCGCGAGCCGGCGGTGCGGCAGGCCATAGCGGCCGGCAAGCACGTCTACTGCGAGAAACCGACCGCTCTGAGCTTCGAGTCCTCACTGGAGCTGGCCCGGCTGGCCTCGGCCGCGGGGATCAAGCACGGCGTGGTCCAGGACAAGCTGTTCCTGCCGGGGCTGCTCAAGCTGAGGCGGCTGATCGAGGGCGGCTTCTTCGGCGAGATCCTCTCCGTCCGGGGGGAGTTCGGGTATTGGGTCTTCGAGGGTGACTGGCAGCCCGCCCAGCGGCCTTCCTGGAACTACCGCTCGCAGGACGGCGGAGGCATCGTCGCCGACATGTTCCCGCACTGGGAGTACCTGCTCCACGAGCTGTTCGGCCGGGTGGAGTCGGTGCAGGCACTGCACCGCACCCACATCGGCCACCGCTGGGACGAGGAGGGCAAGCCGTACGAGGCGACGGCGGACGACGCCGCTTACGGAATATTCGAGTTGGAGGGCGGGGTGGTCGCGCAGATCAACTCCTCCTGGGCGGTCCGGGTCAACCGTGACGAGCTGGTGGAGTTCCAGGTGGACGGCACGCACGGGTCGGCCGTCGCCGGTTTGCGCGGGTGCCGCGTCCAGCACCGCTCGACGACGCCGAAGCCGGTGTGGAACCCGGACCTGCCGCAGACCGAGGCCTTCCGTTCCCAGTGGCAGGAGGTTCCGGACAATGCCCCCGCCGACAACGGGTTCAAAGCCCAGTGGGAGCTCTTCCTGCGGCACGTCGTACTCGACGAGCCCTGGCAGTGGGATCTGCTGGCCGGGGCACGCGGGGTGCAGCTCGCCGATCTCGGGCTGCGGTCCTCGGCGGAGGGTCGGCGGCTGCCGGTCCCGGAGGTGACCCTGTGAGCATCCGGCTCCCCTCGGCGGACGGCGAGTACCGGCTCCACCGCCCGAACACCGCCCCGTTCACGCCCCTCGACTGCGGGCCGGCCCGTAGTCGTACCTTCTACTCGGCCGCGCACGTGGTGGCCGATCCGCTGGCCGCGTCGGCCGAGGCCGGACCCTCGGTCGACTGGGATGCCACGCTGGCCTTCCGGCACCGGCTGTGGGCGCAGGGGCTCGGGGTCGCCGAGGCGATGGACACCGCGCAGCGCGGGATGGGCCTGGACTGGCCGGCCGCTGCCGAGTTGATCCGCCGCTCGGCGGCGGAGGCCCGGGAGGCAGGCGGCCGGATCGTCTGCGGCGCGGGCACCGACCAGCTCCCCGCCGGCGGCACGCACTCCCTTGCCACGATCACCGCGGCGTACGAGGAACAGCTCGCGCACACCGAGGCGTGCGGAGCGGGGGCCGTCCTGATGGCCTCGCGGGCCCTGGCCACGGCGGCCCAAGGCCCGGAGGACTACCTGGAGGTTTACGGCGGCCTGCTCCGGCAGAGCGCGCGACCGGTCGTACTGCACTGGCTGGGGCCGATGTTCGATCCCGCGCTGGCCGGCTACTGGGGACACGACGACCTCGACGAGGCCACGGAGGTGTTCCTGAAGGTGATCGCCGAGTGCCCGGAGAAGGTGGACGGGATCAAGGTCTCGCTGCTGGACGCGGAGCGGGAGGTGGACATCCGGCGGCGACTGCCCGCCGGGGTGCGCTGCTACACGGGCGACGACTACCACTACCCGGAACTGATCGCCGGGGACGGGGAGCTGGCCAGCGACGCGCTGCTGGGGATCTTCGACCCGATCGCCCCGATCGCGGCGCGAGCCGCTCTCGCGCTCGACCGGGACGACGTCACGGGCTTCCGGGAGCTGCTGGATCCGACGGTCCCCCTCTCCAGACACCTCTTCGCCCCGCCGACCCGGTTCTACAAGACCGGTGTGGTCCTGCTCTCCTGGCTGGCCGGATACCAGGAGCACTTCACGATGGTGGGCGGGTGGCAGTCTGCCCGGTCCCTCCCCCACCTGGCGACCGCGTACGAACTGGCCGACGACCTTGGCCTGTTCCCCGATCCGGGGTTGGCCGAAGACCGGATGCGCCGGCTGCTCTCGGTGTACGGGGTGGAGTCGTGATCCCTTCCCCCGCACGGCTGAGCATCAATCAGGAGACGATCCGCCAGTGGTCGCTGCCCGAGCTGATCGCCGGTTGCACGGCGGCCGAGGTGGGTACGGTGGGGCTCTGGCGTGATCCGGTGCGCCGGCACGGTGTGCGGGAGACCGCGAAGCTGGTCGCCGGGGCGGGGCTGCGTGTCAGCTCTCTGTGCCGGGGTGGCTTCTTCACCGCCGGGGACCCGGCCGGCCGGGCCGCCGCGCTCGACGACAACCGCAGGGCCGTGGAGGAGGCGGCCGAACTGGGCGCCGACACACTGGTCCTGGTATCTGGCGGGCTACCCGGCGGCGACCGGGATCTGGTCGGAGCGCGCGGGCGGATCGCCGACATCCTCGGTGAACTGGCGCCGTGGGCGGCCGGGCACGGGGTACGGCTGGGCATCGAGCCGCTGCACCCGATGTACGCCTCGGACCGCTGCGTGGTGTCCACCCTCGGCCAGGCCCTCGACCTCGCCGAGCTCTTCCCCACGGAGCAGGTGGGGGTGGTGGTCGACTCCTACCACCTGTGGTGGGACGAGCGGCTCCCCGCGGATCTGCGCCGGGCCGGCGAGAGCGGGCGCATCGTGTCGGTCCAGGTGGCGGACTGGGTGACTCCGCTGCCGGAGGGCGTACTGCTGGGGCGCGGGCAGCTGGGCGACGGATCCATCGACCTGCGGGCCTTCCGGGAGCTGACCGACGCGGCGGGCTACCGGGGCCCGGTGGAGGTGGAGATATTCAACCCGGGGCTGTGGGCACGGGACGGCTCCGAGGTGTTGCGGGAGGTGATCGAGCGCTACCGCGAACACGTGGACTGAGGCCCGGGATTCGATCGACCGATATGAGAGCGAGGCCTAATTCTTGGTGGGCACCAGGCCGAAGTGGTCCTGCTGGTACTGGAAGAGCAGGCAGTCGTCTCCCTTCTCGCAACCGCTCAGGTGCGGCTTGTCGGCCGGAAGGTTGTAGTAGGAGCCGGCGGGGTACTGAACGCGCTTTCCGTCGATCTCCGCGTAGAACGTGCCCTTGAGTACGACCGTCGGAAGGTCTTGCTTGTGGAAATGCTCCGGGTTGTCCTTGCCGGCGGGGAAGGACACGAACGCCTCGTAGTGGCCGTTTCCGGCAAGGTCTCCCCGAACGTTCGCGTATTTCACCCCACCCGAGTCCGGAAGTTCCTTCCACTTATGGCCTACGGCGGGGAAGGAAAGGAACTCGGACTGGGCCTGCTTCCCGGGGTTCGCCGGCGCGGTCGAGGACGTCGATGCCGTAGTGGCCTTGACCTCCCCCGCCTCGGCACCGGAAGAGCAGGACGCCAGCAGGGCGACCGAAGCCATAGCTGCCAGAACTCCGGAAATCTTCCTCGCCTTGCCATGCATGATGTCTCCCTTTGTTTATTGATTCGCGCGCGCCCGCTTTTCACTTCCACGCAATGCGGGCGAGCGCCGGTTACGCCACTATCGTTCCCTCCGCGCCGACTGTCGGCAATGACGAAATTGCTGCACATCCGGACATCGATCATCTGTAATTCGGCGGGCACTCAGGCAGTGCTGCTCACCCACGCTGAGGTGGCGGGTCGGTGAAAGTGGGGCCCGAAGCGTGACATACCGTGCCCTCCATGGATCATGAGCACATAGCCGGGGCGGCCGGGGGCCGCGACGGTGCTGGTAGGCGGCGGTTCCTCGCGTTCGCGACGGGGGCTGCCACGGTGGCCGGGCTCGGGGCCGTATCCGGCTGCGCGGGCGGGGACGGCGGCGCCGAGGGACGGGGCGGGGACCGGCCCGGAGGGTCCGCGGCTCCGAGCGGGGAGCCGCCGGCGAGCGGGCCGCACGGCTTCGACGTCAAGGCCGAGAACGCCCGCCCGGGCAATGCCGACTGGCCGGTCACCAAGGCCGGCCCGGACCGCGCCATCGAGGGGTTCGCGGACAAGGTCAGCGTGCTGCCCGGTGAGTCGTTCGGGCTGTTCGTGTCGACCACCGAGCCCCGGTTCACCGTCTCCGCCTACCGGATGGGCTGGTACGGCGGGGCCCGGGCGCGGCTGGTGTGGCGTTCCGAAGCGCTGCCGGGGGCCCGGCAGCCCGAGCACACCGTGGACCCCGGCACCCGCATGGTCCGCACGCGGTGGGCCCGCGCCACCACGGTCGAGACCAAGGACTGGCCCGAGGGCTGCTACCTCCTCCGGCTCGACGCGCAGGGCGGCGAGGGCCAGCGTTTCGTACCGGTGACCGTCCGGTCGGCCGCGACGGCCGGCCGTACGGTGGTGGTCAACGCGGTGGCCACCTGGCAGGCCTACAACCGGTGGGGCGGCTACGGCAGTTACGACGGCCCCAGCGGCGGCTACGCCTCCCGTTCGCTGTCCGTGACCTTCGACCGGCCCTACGAGTACGACGACGGCGCGGGCCTGTTCCTGGTGTACGAGGCCCCGCTGATCGCGCTCGCCGAGCGCCTCGGCATCCCCCTGGCGTACGCGACCACCACGGACGTGGCACGGGAGAAGCGGCTGCTGGAAGGTGCGGCGGCGGTGCTGTCGCTCGGGCACGACGAGTACTGGTCGCCGGAGCAGCGGGCGCACGTCACGGCCGCGCGCGACGCGGGCACCAACCTCGCGGTCCTGGGCGCGAACTGCTGCTTCCGCCGGATCCGCCTCGAAGCCTCCGACCTGGGCCCGGACCGGACGCTGGTCTGTTACAAGTCCTCGTACGCGCAGGACCCGGCCTTCAAGCGGGGCCATCCGGCGACGGTCGATTTCCGGTCGGTGCCGGGCGCGGACCCGGAGAGTTCGCTCCTCGGCGTGATCTACGACGGTTATCCCGTGGACGCCCCGTACGTGGTGACGAACCCGGGCCACTGGCTGTTCGAGGGCACCGGTGCGAAGGCGGGCGACCGCTTCGAGCACCTGGTCGGGGTGGAGTACGACAAGGTGAACACCGGTTTCCCCACGCCCCGGCCGATCGAGATCCTGGCGCACTCCCCCGTGGTGTGCGACGGGCGGCCGAGCCATCAGGACACGGCGTACTACACGACGACCAGCGGGGCGGGGGTCTTCGCGACCGGGACGATGCGGTGGGTGGAGGCCCTGGACGCGACGGGCGACGGCCGTGACGGTCGGAACCACGGCCTGGACGCGCGCTCCGGGGCGCTGACGACCCTGGTGACGGAGAACCTGCTCCGGGTCTTCGCGGCGGGCCCGGCCGGCCGGACGCATCCGGCGCAGGACAACGTCAAGGCGGTGTACGGGGGTTCGTGAGGTCCGGTGGGGCGGGGTGGCCGTATGGCGGTGGACCACACCCGCACGGCGCGCTTAGGATCGTCATCACGGCATCGCGTGTCGGTCACCGACCGGGTGAGGCATGGAGGTGCCGTGGCGTGCCTTTCGGAGGCATTCACCCATGTCAGTCGAACTGAACCACACGATCATCCACTCCCGTGACAACCGGGAGTCCGCCGAATTCCTGGCGCACATCCTCGACCTCCGGGTCGGGACCGAGTGGGGACCCTTCATCCCCGTCGAAACCGCCAACGGCGTCACCCTGGACTTCGCGACCATCCCGGCCGAGTCCATCACCCCGCAGCACTACGCGTTCCTCCTCTCCGAGGAGGAGTTCGACGTGGCGTTCGAGAAGATCCGGTCGGCGGGCCTCACGTACTTCGCCGACCCGCACGGCAAGCTCCCCGGCGAGATCAACCACAACGACGGGGGCCGCGGGGTCTACTTCTTCGACCCGAACGGGCACGGGATGGAGCTCATCACGCGCCCGTACGGATATCAGGAGGACGCGGCCGAGTAGCGCCCCCGGCGCTCGCGCTCCCGCTCGCGATCCACCCTCACGCCAGGGTGACGTCGGCGAAGGGAAGGTAGACGATGTGGGGCGCGCCCGTGTCGGGGTGGACCTCGACACGGGCGCGGACCCCGTACACCTCGGCCAGCAGTTCCTCGGTGAGTACCTCGGCCGGCGGCCCGGAGGCCGCGACCCGGCCACCGGACAGCACGTACAACCGGTCACAGAAGGCGGCGGCGAGGTTGAGGTCGTGCAGGACGAGCAGGCTGGTGGCGGGCAGGTCCCGGACCAGGGTCAGGATCTCCAGCTGGTAGCGGATGTCCAGGTGGTTGGTCGGCTCGTCGAGGGCGAGCATGCCCGGTTCCTGAACGAGGGCCCGGGCCACCAGGGCGCGCTGGCGTTCGCCGCCCGAGAGTTCGTCGAAGCGGCGGTCGGCGAAGCGGGCCACGCCCACGGTCTCGAGGGCTTCGGCGATCCGGCGGGCGTCCAGCGGTCCGTCCTGTTCCCAGAAGCGTTTGTGCGGGCTGCGCCCCATGGCGACGACCTCGCGGACGGTCAGTCCGAACGTGCCGCTCGCGTCCTGCGGGACGACCGCCATCCGCCGTGCCCGCTCCTTGACGGTGAGCGCGCCCGCGTCGGCGCCGTCCAGCAGTACCCGGCCGGCGGTGGGCCGCAGGGTCCCGTAGACGCACCGGAGCAGGGTGGTCTTCCCGCTGCCGTTGGGGCCGACCACGCCGACGGTCTCACCGGGCCGGGCGGTGAGGTCGACGCGGTGCAGCAGTGTGTGCCCGTCGGTCTCGTAACGCAGGGCCTCGACCACGAGTTCCGTCATCCGGCGATCCCCTCGGTACGGCTGGAGCGTCTCAGCATCCACAGGAAGACCGGCCCGCCGACGAGCGCGGTCACCACGCCCACCGGTATCTCCTCGGGCGCGGCCGCGGTACGGGCGAGGAGATCGGCCAGGGTCAGGAACACCGCGCCGCCCAGTGCGGCCACCGGGAGCAGTACCCGGTGCCCGGCGCCGACGATCATCCGGGCCGCGTGCGGAACCATCAGCCCGACGAAACCGATCGCGCCGCTGTAGGCGACGAGCACGCCGATGACGAGGGAGGTCAGGACGAACACGGCGGCACGGAAGCGCCCGGTGTCCAGGCCCAGGGTGTGGGCGCCCTCGTCCCCGGCGAGCAGCAGGTCGAGCGGCCGCGCGAGGGCGACGAGCAGGCCGGTTCCCAGCAGCAGCGCGGCGGCGGGCAGGGCGAGTTCGTCCCAGCGGGCCCCGCCGAGGCCGCCGAGGGTCCAGAAGAGGACGGAGCGCAGCTGGTCGGGTTGCGCGGCGAGCACCAGGACCAGGCTGGTGAGGGCCGACAGGACGTACTGGACGGCGACCCCGGCGAGGATCAGACGGCCGGTGGTCATGGTGCCGCCGCGCCGCGCCATCGCGTAGACGGCGACGAGCGCGCCCATCGACCCGGCGAAGGCGGCGAGCGGGACACCCACGTCCACGCCCGCGCCGGCCCCGATGGCGGATCCGGCGCCGAAGACGATGACGAGGACGGCTCCCGCGGAGGCACCGGAGGAGGCGCCGAGCAGGAAGGGATCCGCGAGCTGGTTGCGTACGAGGGCCTGCAGCACGGTGCCCGCCACCGCGAGCCCGGCGCCGACGAGGGCGCCGAGGATCACCCGTGGCATCCGGACGTCCCAGACGATGGCGGAGAAGGCCCCGGCGGGCCGCTCCCCCGACAGCCCTCCGAGCACGATGTCGAGCACCCGGCCGGGCGCGATCCGTACGGGCCCCAGGGCCAGCCCCGCGACCGCCGCCGCAAGGAGCGCGGCAGCCAGCGCGCACAGCACGGCGGCCGTGCGCAGCCTCACGCGGCGTCGGGGTGGAGCTGGTGCCCCAAGGACTCGACGGCGTCGGCGACGCGCACGCCGAGTACGGCCGAGGACAATGGCAGCACGACGAACCGCCGGTTCTTGACGGCGGGAACCTCGGCGAGCGCCGGGTCGTTCAACAGGCGCTGCTTCTTGGCTTCGACGGTGGTGCCGCCGTAGTCGTAGATGAGGACGACCTCGGGCTTGCGCTCGATGACCTTCTCCCACGACACGTCGCCGAAGGTGTCCTTGAGGTCGGCGAAGACGTTCGTGCCGCCGGAGAGGGTGACGATCTCGTTGCCTATGCCGCCGCCTCCGGAGGTGGAGGCGGTCGCTTCGCCGGAGTCGTAGACGAAGACGGACGGCCGGGGCTTGTCCTTGACCCGGGCGGTCACGGCGCCGATGCGGCGTTCCTCGTCGGCGATCAGCACGGCGCCGCGCTCGGGCACGCCGAAGGTCCGGGCGACTTCGGTGATCTCGGTCTTGAGCTGGTCGAAACCGACGGTGCCGGGGGTGCAGTACTCCACGTTCAGGCGGGAGTTGATGCCGGCCTGGGCGAGCCCCGCGCGGTCGCGGCCCTGCGCCTTGTCGAAGGCGCTCGCATAGCCGCCGTACACGAAGTCGGGATCGGCGCCGAGCAGGGTCTCCTTGGAGGGGTACTCCTTGGCCAGCACCTTGATCTTGTCGTAGGCGGGCCGGTACGCGGGCAGCACGGCGTCGTCGAGATAGGCGGAACCGGCGATCCGGTCCTGGAGCCCGAGGGCGAGCAGGAGCTCGGTGGCGTGCTGGTTCATGGCGACGGCACGCCGGGGCGGGCTCTGGAAGGTGCTGGTCACACCGCAGTTGGTGACGGTGTACGGGAACCCGGGCGCGGCGGCCGCGCCTTGGGCCCGGTCGTCCCCGCCCTCCGCCGAACCGCCGCAGGCGGCCAGGGGCATCAGGAGCACCAACGGAAACATTGCACGCAAAACGGTGCGGGAACGCGACATGGCGAAGCCTCTCCGGGGGATCCGCGTCCCCTGGCCGACGTGAAGAAGGAGCAGAGGCGGTGCGTCAGTGTCTGACTCCCGGCCTCCCTCACGGAGATGGCCGGTCACAGTGGCGGGACCGCACCGGAATCGCACCGGTTTCCTGTCCTGCACCGCCTGGGGTATCGGGGCCCAGTCTGCCAGACGCAAACCGCTGCTCCCGCAAACGCCGAAGGCCCGCATCAGCAGCTGACTGCTGACGCGGGCCTCGGGTCGCTTCCGTTGCAGGGGCGGCAGGATTCGAACCTGCGACATCTGGTTTTGGAGACCAGCGCTCTGACCAGCTGAGCTACACCCCTTCGGCGAAACCAACCATGGCACGGCCGGCTGTGGAGATCCAACGAATTCCCGGGGTGTCCGAGCCCTGAGACACCCGGGCGGCCGCAGGTGGCGAGAGTCGGGGTCGGGGAGGATCGTGGGCAGGGTGATCCGCGGATCGGAAGGTTCCACCATGCCCCGGGGTCGAGGCCGAGGGCGCCTCCGGCTGCGGGCGGCCCTGGCCGCGCTGGCGTTCACCGTCCCCGTGCTGCTCGGGGCGGGACCCGGTGGTTCCGGGGAGACGATCCCGCTCGCCGGCCGGGAGCCCGGTGAGCGGCTCGACGTCACGCTGACGCAGGTGGTCGACCCCGCGAGCCCCGCCGACCCCGCCGGCCCCGCGGACGCGGCGGCCGCTCAGGTCGACGACCGGCTGGTCGCCGTCCGGTTCCGGCTGGAGAACACCGGCTCCGTCGTCTACGCGGACTCCCCCGTCTCCTGCGCTCACCTGCTCGACTCCACCGGGCGGCGGTTCGCCGCGCTCAACACCCCCACGACCGCCGGGGCGGCCTTCCCCGACACCGTCACGCTCGATCCCGGCGGCACGGCGGAGGGTTTCGTCACCTTCCACCTCCCGGACGACGCCGCCCTCGCAGCGGTGCAGTTCGCGCTGAACGGCGGTCTCGCGGACGATGTCGGCCAGTGGAGCCTCTCGTAGCGCTCCGAGCCGAGCACCGGGCACCCCGCGCACACCCGAGCGCCCGCGAGTTTCCGCCACCCCCTTGACCCGCCTGGTCCAGACCAATAGTTTCCGGCATGCACC
This genomic window from Streptomyces sp. NBC_01351 contains:
- a CDS encoding N,N-dimethylformamidase beta subunit family domain-containing protein codes for the protein MDHEHIAGAAGGRDGAGRRRFLAFATGAATVAGLGAVSGCAGGDGGAEGRGGDRPGGSAAPSGEPPASGPHGFDVKAENARPGNADWPVTKAGPDRAIEGFADKVSVLPGESFGLFVSTTEPRFTVSAYRMGWYGGARARLVWRSEALPGARQPEHTVDPGTRMVRTRWARATTVETKDWPEGCYLLRLDAQGGEGQRFVPVTVRSAATAGRTVVVNAVATWQAYNRWGGYGSYDGPSGGYASRSLSVTFDRPYEYDDGAGLFLVYEAPLIALAERLGIPLAYATTTDVAREKRLLEGAAAVLSLGHDEYWSPEQRAHVTAARDAGTNLAVLGANCCFRRIRLEASDLGPDRTLVCYKSSYAQDPAFKRGHPATVDFRSVPGADPESSLLGVIYDGYPVDAPYVVTNPGHWLFEGTGAKAGDRFEHLVGVEYDKVNTGFPTPRPIEILAHSPVVCDGRPSHQDTAYYTTTSGAGVFATGTMRWVEALDATGDGRDGRNHGLDARSGALTTLVTENLLRVFAAGPAGRTHPAQDNVKAVYGGS
- a CDS encoding VOC family protein; its protein translation is MSVELNHTIIHSRDNRESAEFLAHILDLRVGTEWGPFIPVETANGVTLDFATIPAESITPQHYAFLLSEEEFDVAFEKIRSAGLTYFADPHGKLPGEINHNDGGRGVYFFDPNGHGMELITRPYGYQEDAAE
- a CDS encoding ABC transporter ATP-binding protein, coding for MTELVVEALRYETDGHTLLHRVDLTARPGETVGVVGPNGSGKTTLLRCVYGTLRPTAGRVLLDGADAGALTVKERARRMAVVPQDASGTFGLTVREVVAMGRSPHKRFWEQDGPLDARRIAEALETVGVARFADRRFDELSGGERQRALVARALVQEPGMLALDEPTNHLDIRYQLEILTLVRDLPATSLLVLHDLNLAAAFCDRLYVLSGGRVAASGPPAEVLTEELLAEVYGVRARVEVHPDTGAPHIVYLPFADVTLA
- a CDS encoding FecCD family ABC transporter permease; this encodes MRLRTAAVLCALAAALLAAAVAGLALGPVRIAPGRVLDIVLGGLSGERPAGAFSAIVWDVRMPRVILGALVGAGLAVAGTVLQALVRNQLADPFLLGASSGASAGAVLVIVFGAGSAIGAGAGVDVGVPLAAFAGSMGALVAVYAMARRGGTMTTGRLILAGVAVQYVLSALTSLVLVLAAQPDQLRSVLFWTLGGLGGARWDELALPAAALLLGTGLLVALARPLDLLLAGDEGAHTLGLDTGRFRAAVFVLTSLVIGVLVAYSGAIGFVGLMVPHAARMIVGAGHRVLLPVAALGGAVFLTLADLLARTAAAPEEIPVGVVTALVGGPVFLWMLRRSSRTEGIAG
- a CDS encoding ABC transporter substrate-binding protein, coding for MSRSRTVLRAMFPLVLLMPLAACGGSAEGGDDRAQGAAAAPGFPYTVTNCGVTSTFQSPPRRAVAMNQHATELLLALGLQDRIAGSAYLDDAVLPAYRPAYDKIKVLAKEYPSKETLLGADPDFVYGGYASAFDKAQGRDRAGLAQAGINSRLNVEYCTPGTVGFDQLKTEITEVARTFGVPERGAVLIADEERRIGAVTARVKDKPRPSVFVYDSGEATASTSGGGGIGNEIVTLSGGTNVFADLKDTFGDVSWEKVIERKPEVVLIYDYGGTTVEAKKQRLLNDPALAEVPAVKNRRFVVLPLSSAVLGVRVADAVESLGHQLHPDAA